In Glandiceps talaboti chromosome 6, keGlaTala1.1, whole genome shotgun sequence, one DNA window encodes the following:
- the LOC144436962 gene encoding uncharacterized protein LOC144436962, whose protein sequence is MGMSVLTAPSIILLLGWICCPVQCEEGIVLTITHVSPTIILTSWQIAGVITGDVIIIMLNPSDGNTYPLSIDITKREHSFNGLFPDTEYTLSVSAYVNGRNSTAVQTRSTSVNPCHHNPCENDGTCQLVIGLYTAYSCYCTTCYTGEHCEYGPSACHSDPCQNGGVCSLKSGSCSEYECRCPSCFSGINCQIDDNACSSNPCPTFDDYNTTCEVNLDACEEYQCFCTNDVEGCFTGKDCEKRHNPCQPNPCLHGRCLPDELSCGHKCECPGCYTGDLCEELLDPCHPNPCAHGECVRDDRSCYQYTCICDDCYAGKLCDEPFDDTCSFYSPCRNNGTCETGSTCMDYECHCMECYEGRVCQSWHNPCYSDPCHNGGTCDPISGSCTAFNCTCPSCFEGLYCEMSIDACLSSPCKHGGTCTPSEDCLKYTCECGTWWIGPECSWNLVSLLVAGQVLFIGILIAVNIAVVCWRKKKKKKKKARQLKRRSRRYTVKQQTNAGYTVDVLSNGTVPSRTEIPENGHSNGEDATTISFGESFSSSEDDEEEQKEESEFKKGLTVITHDFCDNTTWHGLPNIGRSKSSASRLLWALVVLTACIAFIAQASIMVYRYFDYKVNIIMEETGVPSLYFPAVTICNTNKVRASALANSNHYSFVSLMQNIKVPGYYVPCLPGDNLCNNKIHCVKAYLVCDGMRNCPDGSDEFGCDFSNYVCGSDQFKCTKGGLDGVCIPIERQCDGTPDCNEAEDEKNCQKSDSSACDGFFCDGNFCHPYTDKCNYKEECADGYDEEGCKYRACQYWEYRCDNKKCIAMEKKCNWHDDCGDGSDEDKCEYAACSEEEFKCNSSGQCIPSWKVCNNFRDCPDSSDELQNCTDILYIQCIPSWKVCNNFRDCPDSSDELQNCTDILCIDNNERCEFWARNEECKQNPTYMKKYCPRSCKICTGEKVVPDENGDCPPQFFKCDSDMCIDEVLVCDTIGDCPNSEDEKWPNCIYEDNHKQQNVFHEGWWHKYSDLSKKELLFDNFVKHYFKDPGFDRVHREDPPDWTGFITFSSTPDFSDMQNVLQLDHKEIAEYGHQAEDFILQCSYNERPCNYSNFRVFQDKTYGSCYTFNHGTNGDVLRNATKSGAQYGLKLTLFTEQHEYLGIYGQESGVRVTIHDARYMPMPADNGLTAKTGAATSFAIRQTTYNRKGGKYSKCNNTDEPIHQQFQHFQYSTLACRHLCLQNLMQEYCGCMDVPFYGGGKCKILNKTQEACRQLMHYFQQNQDFSCGCLHPCDENLYTKTTSLASWPSESYLRQLLKNINVINPKTKRISDYESAQKNLAYIEVYYDSLSVQYVREDIAYTDDDLMSDLGGLLGLYIGVSVITVCELCAYIKSLGVLFFLSLRDCCSLKKTETNVSDDSQKDEGSIHEETRANSEADREMENPTQDNEDDTTAETENL, encoded by the exons AGGAAGGTATTGTTTTGACTATTACACACGTCAGTCCAACCATTATTCTGACGTCATGGCAGATAGCAGGTGTAATTACCGGAGACGTAATCATCATCATGTTAAATCCATCAGATGGTAACACCTACCCTTTGTCCATCGACATAACAAAAAGGGAACACAGTTTCAATGGGTTATTTCCAGATACTGAGTATACCTTATCGGTGTCGGCGTACGTCAATGGAAGGAACAGTACAGCAGTTCAAACAAGGTCAACGT CTGTTAATCCGTGTCATCACAATCCATGTGAGAATGATGGAACTTGTCAACTTGTCATTGGGTTATATACTGCGTACAGTTGTTACTGCACAACATGTTATACTGGGGAACACTGTGAATACG gcccaTCTGCCTGTCATAGTGATCCCTGTCAGAACGGAGGAGTGTGTTCATTGAAAAGTGGTTCATGTTCTGAATATGAATGTAGGTGTCCGAGTTGTTTTTCCGGAATTAACTGCCAAATAG ATGATAATGCTTGCAGTTCTAATCCGTGTCCAACATTTGATGACTATAATACAACGTGTGAAGTAAACTTGGATGCTTGTGAAGAGTATCAATGCTTTTGTACTAACGACGTCGAGGGCTGTTTTACCGGTAAAGACTGTGAAAAAC GGCATAATCCATGTCAACCAAACCCTTGCTTACATGGACGTTGTTTGCCGGATGAACTGTCATGTGGACATAAATGCGAATGTCCCGGATGTTATACTGGTGACCTATGTGAAGAGC TTTTGGACCCGTGCCACCCAAATCCTTGTGCTCATGGCGAATGTGTACGAGACGATAGATCATGTTATCAATATACTTGTATTTGTGATGACTGTTATGCTGGTAAATTATGTGATGAAC CCTTCGACGACACATGCTCGTTTTACTCGCCATGCCGTAACAATGGTACTTGTGAAACAGGCAGTACGTGTATGGACTACGAGTGTCATTGCATGGAGTGTTACGAAGGACGCGTGTGCCAAAGCT GGCATAACCCTTGCTATTCGGATCCATGCCACAACGGTGGTACGTGCGACCCCATATCAGGATCGTGTACGGCCTTCAACTGCACGTGTCCTAGTTGTTTCGAAGGACTATATTGCGAAATGA GCATTGATGCATGTTTATCGTCTCCATGCAAACATgggggaacatgcacaccatcGGAAGATTGTCTAAAGTACACCTGTGAATGTGGTACTTGGTGGATTGGCCCCGAATGCTCTTGGAATCTCG TGTCGTTGCTGGTTGCTGGGCAAGTTCTCTTCATCGGTATCCTGATAGCTGTCAATATAGCCGTGGTCTGCTGgcgaaagaaaaagaaaaagaagaagaaagcaCGGCAGCTTAAACGACGAAGCAGAAGATATACAGTG AAACAACAAACTAATGCTGGTTATACGGTCGACGTATTAAGTAATGGTACTGTACCGAG CCGAACGGAAATACCTGAAAATGGCCATAGCAATGGTGAAGATGCAACAACTATATCTTTTGGGGAGTCCTTTTCGTCTTCAGAAGATGACGAGGAGGAGCAAAAAGAAGAATCTGAGTTTAAGAAAGGATTGACTGTCATCACCCATGACTTCTGTGACAACACCACATGGCATGGGCTTCCCAATATCGGCCGTTCCAAATCCAGTGCAAGTAGACTGCTATGGGCTTTGGTTGTTTTGACAGCGTGTATCGCATTTATAGCTCAGGCATCCATCATGGTATACCGGTACTTTGACTACAAAGTTAATATCATTATGGAAGAGACCGGTGTGCCATCCCTCTATTTCCCAGCTGTAACCATATGCAATACGAATAAGGTGAGGGCGTCTGCTCTAGCCAATAGCAACCATTATTCGTTTGTAAGCTTGATGCAGAATATCAAAGTTCCAGGCTATTACG TGCCCTGCCTCCCAGGAGATAACCTGTGCAACAATAAAATTCACTGCGTCAAAGCTTATCTGGTATGCGATGGAATGAGGAACTGTCCTGACGGGAGTGATGAATTTGGCTGTGATTTCA GTAATTATGTATGTGGAAGTGACCAATTTAAGTGTACAAAGGGTGGTCTGGACGGAGTGTGTATACCCATCGAACGACAATGTGATGGGACTCCAGATTGCAATGAAGCAGAAGACGAGAAGAATTGTC AAAAAAGTGATTCTAGTGCATGTGATGGTTTTTTCTGTGATGGCAATTTCTGTCATCCATACACTgataaatgtaattacaaaGAAGAATGTGCAGATGGCTACGATGAAGAAGGCTGTAAATATC GGGCATGCCAGTATTGGGAGTATCGCTGTGACAATAAGAAGTGTATAGCAATGGAGAAAAAGTGTAACTGGCATGACGATTGCGGAGATGGAAGTGATGAAGACAAATGTGAATATG CTGCATGCTCCGAGGAAGAGTTCAAATGTAACAGCAGCGGACAATGCATCCCGTCATGGAAAGTATGCAATAATTTCAGAGATTGTCCGGACAGCAGTGATGAGCTTCAGAATTGTACCGACATCT tgtaCATTCAATGCATCCCGTCATGGAAAGTATGCAATAATTTCAGAGATTGTCCGGACAGCAGTGATGAGCTTCAGAATTGTACCGACATCT TATGCATCGACAACAACGAACGCTGTGAATTCTGGGCAAGAAATGAGGAGTGCAAGCAGAATCCTACATACATGAAGAAATACTGCCCACGTAGTTGCAAAATCTGTACAGGCGAAAAAG TGGTTCCAGATGAAAATGGGGATTGTCCCCCACAGTTCTTCAAATGCGATAGTGATATGTGCATCGATGAAGTCCTCGTGTGTGACACTATAGGCGATTGCCCTAATTCTGAAGACGAGAAATGGCCAAACTGCATTTATGAAG ATAACCATAAACAACAGAACGTGTTTCACGAAGGTTGGTGGCACAAATATTCAGATTTATCGAAAAAGGAACTTTTGTTTGACAACTTTGTGAAACACTATTTCAAGGACCCAGGCTTTGACAGAGTTCATCGCGAAGATCCCCCTGATTGGACCGGTTTTATTACGTTCAGTTCTACACCAGACTTCAGTGATATGCAGAACGTCTTGCAGCTGGACCACAAAGAAATCGCCGAATATGGTCACCAGGCAGAAGATTTCATCTTGCAATGTAGCTATAATGAAAGACCATGTAATTATAG CAACTTTAGAGTGTTTCAAGACAAGACATACGGAAGTTGTTATACATTCAATCATGGCACTAACGGAGATGTGTTAAGAAACGCAACCAAGTCTGGTGCCCAGTACG GACTAAAACTAACCTTATTCACAGAACAACACGAATATCTTGGTATCTATGGGCAGGAGTCTGGAGTGCGTGTCACGATTCACGATGCTCGATACATGCCAATGCCGGCTGATAATGGTCTGACAGCAAAAACCGGTGCTGCTACATCATTTGCAATCAGACAG actACATATAATCGAAAAGGGGGGAAATACAGCAAATGTAACAATACAGATGAACCAATCCATCAgcaatttcaacattttcaatattcTACCTTG GCTTGTCGACATTTATGTTTGCAAAACCTAATGCAAGAATATTGCGGTTGTATGGATGTGCCCTTCTATGGTGGAGGAAAATGCAAAATACTAAACAAAACCCAAG AAGCCTGTCGTCAATTAATGCATTACTTCCAGCAAAATCAAGATTTTTCATGCGGTTGTCTGCACCCTTGCGA TGAGAACCTCTACACCAAAACAACTTCACTCGCTTCGTGGCCATCGGAAAGTTACTTG AGGCAGCTGTTGAAAAACATCAATGTCATCAACCCAAAGACAAAACGAATATCCGACTACGAATCTGCTCA GAAGAACTTGGCCTACATTGAGGTATATTATGACAGTCTAAGCGTTCAATATGTTAGAGAAGACATAGCGTATACG GATGACGACTTAATGAGTGACTTAGGTGGACTACTTGGCTTGTACATCGGTGTGTCTGTAATTACAGTATGTGAACTGTGCGCATATATAAAAAGTCTCGgtgtactattttttctttcaCTACGAGACTGTTGTTCTCTTAAAAAGACAGAGACTAACGTATCAGACGATAGTCAGAAAGATGAAGGAAGCATTCATGAGGAAACACGTGCAAATAGCGAGGCAGACAGGGAAATGGAAAACCCAACACAGGATAACGAAGATGACACAACAGCTGAGACAGAAAATTTGTGA